The genomic segment AAACTTGCCAACCTGTGACAGAGCAACCACCGTTAACGCCTAGTAAACCAACGGCAATTCAACAAGCAGTTACGACAAATGGCGATCGCCCCTTCGTTTTAATTGCCGATGACGATGACGACAATATCGAAACAATTTGGGACTATTTAGAAGGCAGAGGATACCGTCTCATCCGCGCGGTTAACGGTCGCGAAGCAGTAGCCCTCAATGCATCTGAGCAACCAGATTTGATTTTGATGGATATTCAAATGCCAGAGCTAAATGGTTTAGATGCGATGCGCCTGATTCGTGAAAAATTTTCGGCTGAGAAGTTACCGATTATTGCCTTAACTGCTCTTGCCATGGAAACCGATCATCAACGTTGTTTGGAGGCAGGTGCAAATCTTTATTTGGCGAAACCATTTCGTCTCAAGGCTTTGATTGAGCATATGCAAAATCTCTTTGCTCAACGCACTTGAACTGAATACCACGAATTGGCGATCGCCCCTTATTCTGGAACTTTAAAGCCAGCAAGCATTCCCTATCCCATGGAAGATATTCGCCTACTCGTGCTCGATATTGACGGCACAATTTCCGGCTCCCACAACCAAGTAACCCCATCTGTCGTTGAGGCTATTCGAGGGATTCAGCAGCGCGGCATCCGGGTCGCCATCGCCACCGGTCGGATGTTTCGTTCAGCTCGACGCTTCCATCAGGCGATCGCCTCAGATTTACCGATCATTGCCTACAACGGCGCTTGGATCCAAGATCCCATTACTCAAAAGCTCCATCGTCGCCTTTCCGTGCCCGCAAAACTGGGTGTGGAAATTTTAAATTATTTAACCGCAGAGCCATGGAAATCAACCATGCATCTCCACGTTTATCACGACGATGAACTGTACGTTTCAGAAATAAATGAACAGACAAACGCCTACGAAAAAAGGACTGGCTGTAAAGCCAATGTCCTCACAGATTTGCGGGAAATAATTTATCTTGCTCCCACAAAAATCCTCGCGGTTTGTCACTATGAAGACATTCCGAAAAAACTTTTGTCAGAAGTACAAAAACGCTACACAACCCAAGATGTTTACTGTACCCAATCTACGGAAGTTTACGTCGAATTCACCTGTCCCACCGCAACAAAAGGTCAGGCAGTAAAGTTTTTAACCGAGACTATTTTAGGCTTAAAACCAGAAAATATAATGGCGATCGGCGACAACTTTAATGATAGAGAAATGTTGCAATATGCCGGATTAGGTATTGCCATGGGTAACGCACCAGAACCAGTAAAACATTGCGCTAATTACGTCACAAGTACCGTAGAAGAAGATGGAGTGGCACAGGCGATCGCCCACTTTAATCTATAAAACTATCGATAAAAATCAGCTTTTTCGACTTTTACGTTCAGCCCAAAGATTGTGAAGTATAAAGCAATATTTAGCTAGATTAAGTCACGATCAAAACCATTAGGACATAATGCTAACCTCAAGGAAACAATGCTTTAGTTTATTGAGTGAAGAAAATGGCTAATATCATCCTAAAAAGTCTCCGTCAAAATACAGGTTGGATTGTATTGGGATGGGCAATTCTTTTTGCCGGAGCTATTGGTCTTTTAAACAGTTTTGCAATTGTCAAGCCGGGAAATGTTGGCGTTAAAATTGTTCTCGGAAAAACCAATCCAAACTATCTGCCGGAAGGCTTTCATGTGAAGCTACCATTTATTACAGAAGTTGCCACATTGAGTATCCAGCAGCAATCCCTTGTTTTAGAGGATTTAGATGGTAGTTCTAGTGAGGGTAATAATATTTTCCTTGATACTCAGTTAACCTATTCTCTGAAGCCAACGGAAGCAGTAGACTTTTATATAAATTACAAAACAATTGGTAATTTCCAAGCAAACTTTCTCAGTAATATTGTTCAAACAGAAGCAAAAGGTGTCTTAGTGAGACGAAATTTGCAGAAGACAATCGCCGAGCGCGAACGCATTGATAATGAAATTGAAGAAGCGGTTTTTTCGGCATTAGAAGGCTACCCACAAATTGCGCCAAAGCGTGTGCAGGTACAGGATTTAGACTTTGCCCAAGGCGTGATTGATGCCCTCGAACAAAAGGAAATTGCCCAACAAAAAGCCCAAGAAGCTATCTATAAACTAGAGGAAGCTAAAAAGGTTGCGGAAGCAACAGTGGCGAAAGCAGAAGGACAAGCCCAAGCCCAAAAGTTATTAGCCCAAGCGCTACAGGGTGATGGTGGTGAGCTATCCCTTAAACGCCAAGAATTAGAAAATCAATATGAAATGATTAAAGCTTGGGAAAAGGGTGGTAGTCAAATGCCGACAATTCTTAATATGGGGAGTGGTGAATCGTTACCTTTGGTTCTTGATATTAATCAACTTAATCGTGATCAATAATCTGAATATTTTTTAAGGTGGGGTCAGTTATTCCTGTAATAATGCCGCCTAAATTTAGTGTGTTTTGTAGCCTGGTGAGTTTGTCTTTTGTGATGATTTCGCCGGGCATTAAAATTGGAATACCGGGTGGGTAGGGACAGATTAATTCGCCACAGGTTTTGCCGCTACTTTTTTCTAGGGGGATGGCAAAATTATCGGTATAAAATGCTTGTCTTGGTGTGAGTTTAGGTAAGTGATGAATGGTTTGTTGTTTGTGGGGGTTGGTTTTCGGTTGGTATGGTTGGGATGGGGGGCGATCGCCCAACTTTTTAACTGCATCAATTAGTTGATTAATATCAGCTTTGGTATTGCCAAAGGTCAAAATAAAAGTAAGGGTTTTCTCTAGAGGTAATTCGCAAGTTACGTTTAATTCTTTATGGAGAATTTCATCGGCTTCGTACCCCGTAAAACCTAAATTTGTGACATCAATGGTGAGGCGCGTCGTATCAAAGTATTTAAAACCTGATTGATGCTTAAAATCAAAAACTTTAATGCCGGAGATTTTTTTCAATTCTTGTCGGGCAAAATTAGTTAACTCTAGAGTTTCGCCCCATAGGCTTTTGCCATCCGTTGCCATTTGTTCACGGGCGGCATCAAGGGAGGCGAGGAGTAAATAACTGGGGCTGGTGGATTCGACTAATTGCAAAGCTCGGCTAATTTTCTGATGACTAATACGTGAACCCTGTACATGCAACATGGATGCTTGGGTCATCGCGCCAAGGGTTTTGTGGGTCGATTGAATTACTAGATCGGCTCCCAACTCTAGAGCTGTGGGCGGTAAATCTGGGTGAAATTTAAAATGGCTACCGTGGGCTTCATCAACAATTAACGGCACATTTCTAGTGTGGGTAATCTCGGCGATCGCCCCGACATCTGGACAGACTCCCTGATAGGTGGGCGACAGGATTACAACGGCCTGAATATCCGGGTGAAGTTTCAGGGCTTCGGCAACAGCGTCCGGCGTTAAACCATAATTTAAATCCCACTGGGGATCGTAGGGCGGATCGACAAATACAGGCATCGCCCCCGAATGGATCAGTCCGGCGATCGCCGATTGATGGATATTGCGAGGCAAGAGGATTTTCTCCCCATCACCGACCGTTGCGAGGATAGACGCGATCAGGCCACAGGTGGAACCATTCACTAAAAAGCAGGTGCGATCCGCCCCAAAGGTTTGCGCCGCCAGATCTTGAGCTTCCTCGATCACTCCTTCCGGTGCAAAAAGATTATCGAGATCCGGCAATTCCGGTAAATCCGCCCGAAAAATAGCTGTGCCCCAAGCCGACGTTAAGCCATGAAAAATCCCCCGACCGAGCTTGTGACCGGGGGCATAAAAAGGGGCGTGTTTTTTCTGGGAAAGTTCGAGAAGTTTAGAAAACAGAGGGGTCATTAGCCAAGGGATGCCAAAATTGTCGTCACCGTCGCAGTCACATCATGTACCGCAGGTAAACTATCCACCACCATCGCCGTGCAAAGCAACATCATGTAGAGAATTGAATATTTAAACATCGACTTGGCGAGGGGCTTATCGAAAGGATTTTGCTTCAGTTCCCATGCTTTTTTAATGAAAATCACACCCAACCAAATGGCGGCGATCGCGTAGATTATGCCAGAGGAATGAAAAGGGAAAACCAGCAATAAACTGAAGGGCACTGTAATCAACGTGTAAATCCAGATTTGGTCAACCGTGACCTGCTCACCTTCAACCACAGGCAACATCGGCACATTAACTTCGGCGTAATCATCTTTGATCATGAGTGCCAAAGCCCAGAAGTGAGGAGGAGTCCAAAGGAAAATGAGCGCAAACAAAATCCACGCTGACCAATCCAAGTGACCCGTGACCGCAGCCCAACCAACGAGGGGAGGAATTGATCCCGCTGCACCACCAATAACGATATTTTGGACGTGGTGACGCTTCAGCCAGTGGGTGTAAATCAGCATGTAGAACACAATGCCGGAGAATGCTAAACAAGCACTCAAGACATTTACAAACACTGCGAGGAGAGAAAAAGACAATCCTGCCAGCACTACCGCAAAAATCAGCGCATGGCGCGGCTGCACACGACCCGAAGGAATCGGGCGCTTACGGGTACGCTGCATCGAAAAATCAATGTCTTGGTCGTAGATGCAATTTAGGGTTTGGGCAGAAGCCGCTGCTAAAGTGCCTCCCAACATTGTCAAAACCAATTTAATGGGGTCAATTTCGCCGTTTGATGCGATCCACATGGAAGCGGCAGTGGTGATCAAAAGTAACGGAATAATGCGGGGTTTGGTGAGCTGATAGTAGCTTTTGACAACGGCAAGAAAGTTGTCATGACGAGGAGAGAGGCTTGTGCCAACCATATAAAAAATACCTATTGGGAAATACGCTAAAAAGCAGTGTTCAGATGTTGAGCGAGAAAAATTTAGATGTGGGTCAATAAATCGGTAAACAGTTGTCGTGATGGCAGCTGCCGTATTTGGGTGGGAGGGGGAAAAGTCAAAAAATAGACATTAGTGCGACAAAAAAATAATCAATCTGCTGGTGCAGTGGGCGATGGGAATCCTAGGTAAGCTTGGATTTGGGAAATTGATTACTGGAATGGCGATCGCGTAGGGCAAAGACAGTAAACAGTGTGAGTGTTCCGAGGAGAGCCGCACCGACAGCTTGGTGGGTGACTGTGAGGGGGGCGACCTGCAAATGGAGGCGGAACGTGGCAACACCTATTAATACTTGGGAAATGACGAGCATTAATGCGAGATTGGCCAAGATGCGCAGGGTCGGGTGTAAGGCTGCGGTACGCCAGGCTACAACAATCGTGATCAGAGTGGCGAGGGTCGCTGGGATAACGCCAATGATGTGGCTGTTCATGACAATACACATGTCCCCACGGAAGAAACATTGGTGTAATGCCCATTGGGATGCCACTAAGCCACCAAGCAAACTTTGGATATAGATTAAAATTGCTGCTGTTAAACCAATCCAAGGCAATTTGTTGGCGGTACTGTTGCCGTTAAAATCACTTAAACAAGCGCCAATACTTAAGAGGGTGACGAAGAAAACTAGGGCTGTGCCTAAATGAGCCGTCACAATATCAAAGCGGAGTAGTTCTGTCACAGTTAGTCCCCCTAAAATGCCTTGGAAGACGATGAGGAATAGGGCTAGACCAGAAGCCCAAGGTAACCAACTGGGCAAGACATTCCGGAACCAAACTGATAGACCCACAAGGGCGATCGCCGACACACCGATTAGGGCTGCATCAAGGCGGTGAAACCACTCTAGAAAGACCTGTAAATTCATCTGCTGGGTGGGCACTAATTGCCCATAGCATAGAGGCCAGTCCGGACAAGCTAAGCCCGCATTCATCACCCGCGTTGCACTACCGATTGCCATGAGGAGAAAGGTGGCGATCGCCATCTTCCAGACCAAGCGACGCACCCACACCTTGACCTGTGGAGCCGCAGGCGAAAAAGACTTTGGTGATGATAGAGATTGAGTCATAGAGCCTCCTCATAGACACTTAACACTTTCTAAAGTAGCTACTTTCAAAAAAGTATTAGTGGCAAAACATTGACTAAAGGAATGGCAACAGATCGCCAGACCTTATTAACCACTCTAATCAACCCATCTAGACCAGATCACGGAACAACTCATCCTGTACAAAATCTTTACATAGCCCATTTTAGAGAACTTTACTTTGTAAATATTTCCTCAATAAAACAGTAATATTTATTACTTTTGAGCGATCCCTTTCCTTGAAATCAAAGGTTTTCCTTAAATGTCATTATCCAAGCATGAAGTTTGTAACAAACTGGCAGTCATTCCGAATCCTTTGATCTAACGTGAGAGACAGCAAGCAATAATTTGATAAGGATAATATTTTTACCTGTGAATATTCCGAGTAGCATCACAACATTGATTGCCGGAATTGCGATTACCCTCGTAAGTCTCTGGTACGGTCAAAACCATGGCTTACTACCCGTAGCCGCTTCCGCCGATGCCAATGATGTCGATGATCTCTTTAATCTGATGATGACCATCGCCACTGGACTTTTTCTCCTCATCGAAGGCGTTTTAGTCATTTGTTTAATTCGTTTCCGCCGTAAAAAAGGCGATATGACTGATGGTCCCTCCATCGAAGGCAACATTCCCCTTGAGATCGTATGGACAGCAATTCCGACAGTAATTGTCTTTATCCTCGCGATCTATAGCTTTGAAATCTACAACAACATGGGTGGTCTTGACCCCATGGTTTCCGGTGGCTCCCAGATGGCAATGCACCATCACGGTGGTCACAAAATTGACAACATGGTTGCCATGGGTGACACCAACAACTCCCAAGTCGCCATTGGCATCGGTAAGTCTCCGGGTGTCGGTGACGATGAGCCTCTAAAGGTAAACGTAAATGGTCTGCAATATGCTTGGATCTTCACCTATCCAGAAACCGGGATTGTTTCCGGTGATCTCCATATTCCTAAAGATCGTCGTGTTCTTCTAAATATGCAGGCTGCGGATGTAATCCATGCGTTTTGGTTGCCGGAGTTTCGCATCAAACAAGACGTAATGCCCGGACAAGAGTCTCAACTCAGCTTTGTCGCAAATCGCGAGGGAACTTACCCTGTTATTTGTGCCGAACTTTGTGGGTCTTACCACGGTGGCATGAAAACCACGATGACTGTTGAATCTCCTGAGGCCTATGACCAGTGGGTACAGGAGAGAACGGTGGCAATGACTGGTGGTGAATCTGTGGCGTTAAATCCTAGCGAGCTGAGTGATACTGATTTTCTCCAATCCTATGCTGAGGATATGGGCATTATCGAAAATACGCTCCAGCAAATTCCCCATGCCCCAATGAATATGATGTCTGCCCTAAAACCCTAGGTTTTATCTTCATCTCCAACTTATTTCTTTTAAGTAATTTTCAAGTTAATTTAAATTTTTACGATCAACTATGAGTGACGCAACGATTCACCACGGTGGCGATCGCAAGTGGACTGACTATTTCACCTTTTGTACTGACCACAAAGTCATTGGAATCCAGTATCTTGTTACTTCTTTCCTTTTCTATTTTGTTGGTGGCGCATTAGCTGAAGTGGTACGCACGGAGCTCGCGACCCCCGATCCTGACTTTGTCAGCCCGGAAGTTTATAACCAGCTGTTTACAATGCATGGCACGATCATGATCTTTTTATGGATTGTGCCTGCTGGAGCAGCCTTTGCTAACTACTTGATCCCACTGATGATTGGTGCGGATGATATGGCCTTTCCCCGTCTG from the [Limnothrix rosea] IAM M-220 genome contains:
- a CDS encoding Cof-type HAD-IIB family hydrolase, with amino-acid sequence MEDIRLLVLDIDGTISGSHNQVTPSVVEAIRGIQQRGIRVAIATGRMFRSARRFHQAIASDLPIIAYNGAWIQDPITQKLHRRLSVPAKLGVEILNYLTAEPWKSTMHLHVYHDDELYVSEINEQTNAYEKRTGCKANVLTDLREIIYLAPTKILAVCHYEDIPKKLLSEVQKRYTTQDVYCTQSTEVYVEFTCPTATKGQAVKFLTETILGLKPENIMAIGDNFNDREMLQYAGLGIAMGNAPEPVKHCANYVTSTVEEDGVAQAIAHFNL
- a CDS encoding prohibitin family protein, which codes for MANIILKSLRQNTGWIVLGWAILFAGAIGLLNSFAIVKPGNVGVKIVLGKTNPNYLPEGFHVKLPFITEVATLSIQQQSLVLEDLDGSSSEGNNIFLDTQLTYSLKPTEAVDFYINYKTIGNFQANFLSNIVQTEAKGVLVRRNLQKTIAERERIDNEIEEAVFSALEGYPQIAPKRVQVQDLDFAQGVIDALEQKEIAQQKAQEAIYKLEEAKKVAEATVAKAEGQAQAQKLLAQALQGDGGELSLKRQELENQYEMIKAWEKGGSQMPTILNMGSGESLPLVLDINQLNRDQ
- a CDS encoding aminotransferase class I/II-fold pyridoxal phosphate-dependent enzyme, which produces MTPLFSKLLELSQKKHAPFYAPGHKLGRGIFHGLTSAWGTAIFRADLPELPDLDNLFAPEGVIEEAQDLAAQTFGADRTCFLVNGSTCGLIASILATVGDGEKILLPRNIHQSAIAGLIHSGAMPVFVDPPYDPQWDLNYGLTPDAVAEALKLHPDIQAVVILSPTYQGVCPDVGAIAEITHTRNVPLIVDEAHGSHFKFHPDLPPTALELGADLVIQSTHKTLGAMTQASMLHVQGSRISHQKISRALQLVESTSPSYLLLASLDAAREQMATDGKSLWGETLELTNFARQELKKISGIKVFDFKHQSGFKYFDTTRLTIDVTNLGFTGYEADEILHKELNVTCELPLEKTLTFILTFGNTKADINQLIDAVKKLGDRPPSQPYQPKTNPHKQQTIHHLPKLTPRQAFYTDNFAIPLEKSSGKTCGELICPYPPGIPILMPGEIITKDKLTRLQNTLNLGGIITGITDPTLKNIQIIDHD
- a CDS encoding heme o synthase — protein: MVGTSLSPRHDNFLAVVKSYYQLTKPRIIPLLLITTAASMWIASNGEIDPIKLVLTMLGGTLAAASAQTLNCIYDQDIDFSMQRTRKRPIPSGRVQPRHALIFAVVLAGLSFSLLAVFVNVLSACLAFSGIVFYMLIYTHWLKRHHVQNIVIGGAAGSIPPLVGWAAVTGHLDWSAWILFALIFLWTPPHFWALALMIKDDYAEVNVPMLPVVEGEQVTVDQIWIYTLITVPFSLLLVFPFHSSGIIYAIAAIWLGVIFIKKAWELKQNPFDKPLAKSMFKYSILYMMLLCTAMVVDSLPAVHDVTATVTTILASLG
- a CDS encoding COX15/CtaA family protein produces the protein MTQSLSSPKSFSPAAPQVKVWVRRLVWKMAIATFLLMAIGSATRVMNAGLACPDWPLCYGQLVPTQQMNLQVFLEWFHRLDAALIGVSAIALVGLSVWFRNVLPSWLPWASGLALFLIVFQGILGGLTVTELLRFDIVTAHLGTALVFFVTLLSIGACLSDFNGNSTANKLPWIGLTAAILIYIQSLLGGLVASQWALHQCFFRGDMCIVMNSHIIGVIPATLATLITIVVAWRTAALHPTLRILANLALMLVISQVLIGVATFRLHLQVAPLTVTHQAVGAALLGTLTLFTVFALRDRHSSNQFPKSKLT
- a CDS encoding cytochrome c oxidase subunit II; translated protein: MNIPSSITTLIAGIAITLVSLWYGQNHGLLPVAASADANDVDDLFNLMMTIATGLFLLIEGVLVICLIRFRRKKGDMTDGPSIEGNIPLEIVWTAIPTVIVFILAIYSFEIYNNMGGLDPMVSGGSQMAMHHHGGHKIDNMVAMGDTNNSQVAIGIGKSPGVGDDEPLKVNVNGLQYAWIFTYPETGIVSGDLHIPKDRRVLLNMQAADVIHAFWLPEFRIKQDVMPGQESQLSFVANREGTYPVICAELCGSYHGGMKTTMTVESPEAYDQWVQERTVAMTGGESVALNPSELSDTDFLQSYAEDMGIIENTLQQIPHAPMNMMSALKP